The following are from one region of the Methyloprofundus sedimenti genome:
- a CDS encoding IS30 family transposase, which translates to MNTFNHLTQEERFYIYTQLKQGVSKNQIAITLGRHKSTIGREITRNTGQCGYRYKQAERIAKQRHIDKPKNIKMTAELQQIITPLIKEKWSPDCISGRLKQQGKDSVSHETIYRYILANKAAGGDLYTYLRHQAKPYRKRYGKNDYRGTIPSRVDIDERPQVVDDKTRLGDWEADTVIGKGHKGVLVTLTERVSRLNFAISIERKESELTKEAIINALEPFKRWVHTITFDNGREFCGHEAIAKTLDCGTYFAKPYHSWQRGLNENHNGLLRQYFPKKEPLDKVTQDEVDSAITALNHRPRKGLNYRTPWEVFCQITGVDINKSQGVALIA; encoded by the coding sequence ATGAACACGTTTAACCATCTAACCCAAGAGGAAAGATTTTACATTTATACGCAACTAAAACAAGGCGTTTCTAAGAATCAAATAGCCATCACATTGGGGCGTCATAAATCGACTATTGGACGTGAAATTACGCGTAATACAGGTCAGTGTGGTTATCGTTACAAGCAAGCTGAGAGAATAGCTAAACAACGCCATATTGATAAGCCCAAAAACATCAAGATGACGGCTGAGTTACAACAGATAATAACGCCTTTAATCAAAGAGAAATGGAGTCCTGACTGTATTTCAGGACGCTTAAAACAACAAGGTAAGGACTCCGTCAGTCATGAGACTATTTACCGTTATATTTTAGCTAACAAAGCAGCCGGTGGCGATTTGTATACTTATTTGAGGCATCAAGCCAAACCTTATCGTAAGCGATATGGAAAAAATGATTATCGCGGAACGATACCCAGCCGTGTTGATATTGATGAGCGACCACAAGTGGTTGATGATAAAACGCGTTTAGGTGATTGGGAAGCAGATACTGTTATCGGTAAAGGACATAAAGGCGTATTGGTGACGCTGACTGAACGGGTCTCAAGGCTCAACTTCGCCATCTCAATTGAGCGTAAAGAATCTGAATTAACGAAAGAGGCGATTATCAATGCTCTTGAGCCTTTTAAACGTTGGGTTCACACGATTACCTTTGATAATGGACGTGAGTTTTGTGGGCATGAAGCCATTGCAAAAACACTCGACTGCGGCACTTATTTTGCCAAACCGTATCATTCGTGGCAACGAGGTTTAAATGAAAACCACAATGGCTTATTAAGGCAATACTTCCCTAAAAAAGAACCTTTGGATAAGGTAACTCAAGATGAGGTTGATAGTGCAATTACAGCACTTAATCATCGTCCAAGAAAAGGGTTAAATTACAGAACTCCATGGGAAGTATTTTGCCAAATAACGGGGGTTGATATAAATAAATCACAGGGTGTTGCATTAATTGCTTGA
- a CDS encoding heavy metal translocating P-type ATPase, giving the protein MTQSFQPKNFKLAHELKSRIRILVPILEKDPERTYIFEIILKKRPEIKTIKSIPEIGSVTLYFQHKSLPKENLLTLLDMVLDNIGKKKISLPKSNIIEDTSVPLQDISLAIEGMSCASCALLLEMSLKRDPRVHNATVNFASAIASTNGRLSRQDMAEIISKVGYKANLMDTLSQRQELIRKEHLRLASAKKRFIWASVLSAPVVAIGMAMPSGRLFHWVQFALTTPVVFAAGGTFFSKAWLLAKMGRANMDSLIAIGVGSAYGYSIPSLLRGKGHLYFEAAASIISFVLLGRYMEENAKGKAGEAIRKLVDLQPQTATLLKDGQEITISIDDIELGDSLLIRPGEKIPTDGEVIDGISTVDEAMVTGESIPVIKEVGHKVIGGCVNGTGLLTIKATAIGMDTVLAGIIHMVDHAQASKLPVQKMVDKISAVFVPSVMAISALTFASWTIAGAPFSFAFSSAVTVMLIACPCALGLATPTAIMVGTGQSAKRGVFIRNGESLEIATHLTAIIFDKTGTITEGKPVVTDFINISPISNELLLSHLASAEHNSEHFLAKAIVNYALAEHDFEFKQVKDFKVTAGRGLQTKVGHYQVLIGNQAWLEEQNIDISELLPHAHELGLMGKTPVFTAFNGKASAIFGIADQPRKNAKQAIAALNRLNIETLMVTGDTIETAKHIASQVGIKTVIAHATPEQKLLEIHRLQNEGGSVGMIGDGINDAPALAAANVGFAIGHGTDIAIESADLTLVNGDISKVAETIELSTYTMKIIKQNLFWAFGYNTVAIPIAAVGKLNPMIASAAMALSSVSVIVNSLRINGK; this is encoded by the coding sequence ATGACTCAATCATTTCAGCCTAAAAATTTTAAGCTCGCCCATGAACTAAAAAGCCGTATTCGGATTTTAGTGCCTATTCTGGAAAAAGATCCCGAACGAACTTATATTTTTGAGATTATTTTAAAAAAACGTCCTGAAATAAAAACCATAAAATCAATTCCTGAAATTGGCTCGGTAACGCTCTACTTTCAGCATAAAAGTTTACCTAAAGAGAACTTGCTAACTTTGCTGGATATGGTTTTAGACAATATCGGCAAGAAAAAAATCAGCCTGCCCAAAAGCAATATCATTGAAGATACCAGCGTTCCCCTACAGGATATTAGCCTGGCTATTGAAGGCATGAGCTGTGCTTCTTGCGCATTACTTCTGGAAATGTCCTTAAAACGGGATCCACGAGTACATAACGCAACCGTTAACTTTGCTTCTGCCATTGCGTCTACAAATGGTCGTTTATCACGTCAGGATATGGCTGAGATTATCAGCAAAGTCGGTTATAAAGCAAACTTAATGGACACGCTATCACAGCGTCAGGAGCTTATAAGAAAGGAGCATCTGCGCCTGGCCAGCGCTAAAAAACGATTTATTTGGGCCAGCGTTCTAAGCGCCCCCGTGGTCGCAATCGGCATGGCAATGCCCTCAGGACGCCTTTTTCACTGGGTTCAATTTGCACTAACAACTCCGGTTGTTTTTGCAGCAGGCGGGACATTTTTTAGCAAAGCCTGGTTACTTGCAAAAATGGGCAGGGCAAATATGGATAGCTTAATCGCTATCGGTGTTGGTTCTGCATATGGGTACAGCATACCTTCGCTATTAAGAGGCAAAGGGCATCTGTATTTTGAGGCTGCCGCCAGTATCATTTCTTTTGTCCTGCTTGGACGTTATATGGAAGAAAATGCCAAAGGAAAAGCAGGCGAAGCCATTAGAAAACTGGTTGATTTACAACCACAAACCGCTACGCTATTAAAAGATGGCCAGGAAATCACTATCAGTATTGATGATATTGAGTTAGGTGATTCCTTACTCATTCGCCCTGGTGAAAAAATTCCCACAGATGGCGAGGTTATTGATGGTATTTCTACCGTTGACGAAGCCATGGTGACTGGAGAAAGCATTCCTGTTATTAAGGAAGTTGGACATAAAGTCATCGGCGGCTGTGTTAACGGCACGGGCTTACTGACTATAAAAGCGACAGCCATTGGCATGGATACCGTTCTTGCGGGAATTATCCATATGGTTGATCACGCCCAGGCATCTAAATTGCCTGTACAAAAAATGGTCGATAAAATTTCGGCTGTATTTGTACCCAGCGTTATGGCCATTTCAGCACTCACTTTTGCGTCATGGACTATTGCTGGAGCCCCGTTTAGCTTTGCCTTTAGCAGTGCAGTTACCGTAATGTTAATCGCCTGCCCTTGTGCGCTTGGCCTGGCCACACCAACAGCTATTATGGTCGGCACTGGCCAGTCAGCCAAACGTGGTGTCTTTATCCGTAATGGAGAAAGTCTGGAAATAGCAACGCATCTAACTGCAATTATTTTTGATAAAACCGGAACCATTACCGAAGGAAAACCGGTAGTCACCGATTTTATCAATATCAGTCCGATCAGTAATGAACTGCTACTCTCGCATCTTGCTTCTGCCGAACATAATTCAGAACATTTTCTGGCCAAGGCGATTGTTAATTATGCACTGGCAGAACACGATTTTGAGTTTAAACAGGTAAAAGATTTTAAGGTCACGGCAGGCCGAGGCTTGCAAACAAAAGTAGGTCATTACCAGGTACTGATTGGTAATCAGGCATGGCTGGAAGAACAAAATATAGATATTTCTGAACTCTTGCCTCATGCTCATGAACTTGGACTTATGGGAAAAACACCTGTCTTTACAGCGTTTAATGGTAAAGCAAGCGCAATATTTGGTATTGCCGACCAACCCAGAAAAAACGCTAAACAGGCTATTGCCGCACTAAACAGGTTAAATATCGAAACACTGATGGTGACAGGTGACACCATCGAAACCGCTAAACATATTGCAAGCCAGGTCGGCATTAAAACCGTGATTGCTCATGCAACGCCCGAGCAAAAACTACTGGAAATTCATCGTCTGCAAAATGAAGGCGGCTCGGTCGGCATGATTGGTGATGGTATCAATGACGCCCCTGCTCTTGCAGCGGCAAATGTTGGCTTTGCTATTGGCCATGGAACAGATATTGCGATTGAATCCGCGGATTTAACTCTGGTCAATGGCGATATTTCCAAAGTAGCTGAAACCATTGAACTTAGCACTTACACCATGAAGATTATCAAACAAAATTTATTCTGGGCTTTTGGCTACAATACTGTTGCCATTCCTATTGCTGCAGTCGGAAAGCTAAACCCTATGATAGCTTCCGCTGCCATGGCATTAAGCTCAGTCTCGGTTATAGTTAACTCTTTACGAATCAACGGAAAATAA
- a CDS encoding sulfite exporter TauE/SafE family protein, giving the protein MTDFFANLDYSVYALALMTGFFGSGHCAGMCGALVAGFFMKTEKKSVWPYLAYHFARITMYTIVGITAALLGVALVSTGLLGHIQGFLQVTIGFFVIILALGIVGLSPWQFSMKYMPTKILNKIFMSAARRGSVLGASMGGMLNGLMPCPLTFAMAVNATSAPGPIEGGLMMLALGIGTLPTMLVVTFAFGKLGTKARGLMLKFAAVLMIVMGANTMYNGIRFLASDNGFKEMMHHMQSIELMGIAKKPEQATGMEMDHSTHNMP; this is encoded by the coding sequence GTGACCGATTTTTTTGCTAATCTGGATTACTCAGTTTATGCCCTCGCATTAATGACAGGTTTTTTTGGCAGTGGGCATTGTGCAGGTATGTGCGGAGCACTGGTAGCGGGTTTTTTCATGAAAACCGAGAAAAAAAGTGTCTGGCCCTACTTAGCCTATCACTTTGCCCGCATAACCATGTATACCATAGTCGGTATTACTGCCGCCTTACTTGGAGTTGCACTGGTTTCAACTGGTTTATTAGGCCATATTCAAGGATTTTTACAAGTCACCATAGGTTTCTTTGTCATTATTTTGGCTTTAGGTATAGTCGGACTTTCGCCCTGGCAATTTTCCATGAAATATATGCCTACCAAGATACTGAATAAAATCTTTATGTCTGCTGCAAGACGCGGTTCTGTTCTAGGGGCTAGCATGGGAGGAATGCTGAATGGCCTGATGCCCTGCCCGCTCACCTTTGCCATGGCAGTCAATGCAACCTCGGCTCCAGGTCCCATAGAAGGCGGATTAATGATGCTCGCTTTAGGGATTGGTACTTTACCCACCATGCTCGTGGTCACTTTTGCTTTTGGTAAATTAGGTACCAAGGCACGTGGTTTAATGCTTAAATTCGCAGCAGTACTGATGATAGTGATGGGAGCAAATACCATGTATAACGGCATACGCTTCCTTGCTTCCGATAATGGCTTTAAGGAAATGATGCATCATATGCAATCTATAGAACTGATGGGCATCGCAAAAAAACCAGAACAAGCCACTGGCATGGAAATGGATCATTCTACACACAATATGCCTTAA
- the purH gene encoding bifunctional phosphoribosylaminoimidazolecarboxamide formyltransferase/IMP cyclohydrolase has product MKKKVNRALISVSNKTGILDFCRELDQLGIELLSTGGTAKLLAENDINVTEVSDYTGFPEMMDGRVKTLHPKIHGGILGRRGIDDDIMQDSGIKPIDMVIVNLYPFEETVARPDCDLATAIENIDIGGPSMIRGAAKNHNDVAIVVDPEDYEDILKELLNNKNQLSRQTRFNLALKSFALTASYDTAISIYLEKVNQQAFPETLNLQFNKIQSMRYGENPHQNAAFYKEKLPASGSIAGAKQLQGKELSYNNIADTDAALECVKSFEDKPTCVIVKHANPCGVAQADSILDAYDLAYATDPTSSFGGIIAFNMELDEATAAEIIKRQFVEVIIAPTISSAALKVLSEKQNVRVLESGLWNSGHEPSLDYKRVSGGLLVQDKDYGMINAAEVKVVSKRVPTEQELADLLFAWKVAKFVKSNAIVYCKNGRTIGVGAGQMSRVYSARIAGIKAADEGLTVPGSVMASDAFFPFRDGLDAAAEAGITAVIQPGGSMRDAEVIAAADEHNIAMVFTGMRHFRH; this is encoded by the coding sequence ATGAAAAAAAAAGTTAATCGCGCCTTAATCAGCGTTTCTAACAAAACCGGTATACTTGATTTTTGCCGAGAGCTCGACCAATTAGGCATTGAACTATTATCTACCGGTGGCACAGCAAAATTGTTAGCCGAAAATGATATTAATGTTACCGAGGTATCTGATTACACGGGATTTCCCGAAATGATGGATGGTCGGGTCAAAACCCTACACCCGAAGATTCATGGTGGTATTCTGGGACGCCGTGGCATTGATGATGACATCATGCAGGATAGTGGTATCAAGCCAATTGATATGGTAATTGTTAATCTTTACCCTTTTGAAGAAACAGTTGCACGGCCTGATTGTGATCTGGCGACAGCTATTGAAAATATTGATATAGGCGGGCCTAGCATGATTCGTGGTGCCGCTAAAAATCATAATGATGTCGCTATTGTGGTTGACCCAGAAGATTATGAAGACATTTTAAAAGAACTGCTTAATAATAAAAACCAATTATCTCGTCAAACGCGCTTTAACCTTGCTCTTAAGAGTTTTGCACTCACGGCAAGCTACGATACAGCTATTTCAATTTATTTAGAAAAAGTAAATCAGCAAGCATTTCCTGAGACACTAAACTTACAATTTAATAAAATTCAAAGTATGCGTTATGGTGAAAATCCACATCAAAATGCTGCTTTCTACAAAGAAAAGTTACCTGCATCAGGTTCCATTGCAGGCGCTAAACAACTGCAAGGTAAAGAGCTTTCCTATAATAATATTGCTGATACTGATGCCGCATTAGAATGCGTAAAATCTTTTGAAGACAAGCCTACCTGCGTCATCGTCAAACATGCCAATCCCTGTGGTGTTGCACAGGCAGACTCTATTCTTGATGCATACGACCTAGCTTATGCCACTGATCCCACTTCCTCTTTTGGCGGCATAATCGCGTTTAACATGGAGTTAGACGAGGCAACAGCAGCGGAGATTATTAAACGTCAGTTTGTTGAAGTTATTATTGCACCAACCATTAGTTCAGCCGCACTGAAAGTGCTTTCTGAAAAGCAAAACGTGCGCGTCCTGGAAAGCGGACTCTGGAATAGCGGTCACGAGCCTAGCCTTGATTATAAGCGCGTTTCTGGAGGACTATTAGTACAAGACAAAGATTACGGCATGATCAATGCTGCAGAAGTGAAAGTCGTAAGTAAACGCGTACCGACCGAACAGGAATTAGCCGATTTATTATTTGCCTGGAAAGTGGCCAAATTTGTTAAATCCAATGCCATTGTTTATTGCAAAAATGGACGCACAATCGGTGTTGGCGCAGGCCAGATGAGCCGGGTCTATTCAGCTAGAATTGCCGGCATTAAAGCCGCTGATGAAGGATTGACAGTCCCGGGCTCAGTGATGGCTTCCGATGCCTTCTTTCCTTTTAGAGATGGACTGGATGCCGCTGCAGAAGCAGGTATTACCGCAGTTATTCAACCAGGAGGCTCGATGCGCGATGCGGAAGTTATTGCAGCGGCAGATGAGCATAATATCGCCATGGTCTTTACCGGCATGCGTCATTTTAGACATTAA
- the purD gene encoding phosphoribosylamine--glycine ligase, producing MKILIVGSGGREHALGWKASQSPKVETVYVAPGNAGTALEDKLINIDISVENINGLLNFAQQENIDLTIIGPEVPLVAGIVDVFQAAGLKCFGPGAKAAQLEGSKKFCKDFMARHKIPTAEYQTFTDQNAAIDYIQQKGAPIVVKADGLAAGKGVIVAQTEAEAIAAVKDMLSGNSFGAAGSRVVIEEFLTGEEASFIVIADGIQALPMASSQDHKARDNGDKGPNTGGMGAYSPAPIVTDEIHQRVMDEVINPTLKGMADDGMPYTGFLYAGLMISPEGELKVLEYNCRFGDPETQPIMMRLKSDLVTLCEAALNQDLANISTEWDERCALGVVLAAGGYPDSYPKGDVISGLPEAEMSDSKVFHAGTRLVDGKVVTDGGRVLCACALGDTIREAQQKAYALSHKITWDKVYYRTDIGFKALR from the coding sequence ATGAAAATTCTTATAGTCGGTAGCGGCGGGCGTGAACATGCGCTAGGCTGGAAAGCAAGTCAATCTCCAAAAGTCGAAACAGTTTACGTGGCTCCTGGTAATGCCGGAACAGCTTTAGAAGATAAACTCATTAATATCGACATCTCAGTAGAAAATATAAATGGTTTGCTGAATTTTGCGCAACAGGAAAATATCGATTTAACCATTATTGGCCCTGAAGTACCGCTGGTCGCAGGCATAGTCGATGTCTTTCAGGCAGCAGGATTAAAATGCTTTGGACCAGGTGCAAAAGCGGCGCAACTGGAAGGCTCCAAAAAGTTCTGTAAAGATTTTATGGCGCGACATAAGATTCCAACGGCCGAATATCAGACCTTTACTGACCAGAACGCAGCCATAGACTATATTCAGCAAAAAGGTGCCCCCATCGTGGTTAAAGCCGATGGCTTAGCAGCGGGCAAAGGTGTTATCGTTGCTCAAACTGAAGCCGAAGCCATCGCAGCAGTTAAAGATATGCTGTCCGGCAATAGCTTTGGCGCAGCCGGAAGTCGCGTGGTTATCGAAGAATTTCTGACCGGTGAAGAAGCGAGTTTTATTGTTATTGCTGATGGCATACAAGCACTCCCCATGGCAAGTTCACAAGATCATAAAGCACGAGATAATGGTGATAAAGGTCCTAATACCGGTGGCATGGGAGCCTACTCCCCTGCTCCGATTGTCACGGATGAAATTCATCAGCGGGTTATGGACGAAGTGATTAACCCAACCTTAAAAGGCATGGCAGACGATGGTATGCCCTATACCGGCTTCCTCTATGCTGGCTTGATGATTTCTCCTGAGGGCGAGCTCAAAGTTTTAGAATATAACTGCCGTTTTGGTGATCCTGAAACACAACCGATTATGATGCGCTTGAAAAGCGATTTAGTCACTTTATGTGAAGCGGCATTAAACCAGGATCTGGCCAATATCAGTACTGAATGGGATGAGCGCTGTGCATTAGGTGTCGTGCTGGCTGCAGGAGGTTACCCTGACAGCTACCCAAAAGGTGATGTGATTAGTGGCTTACCCGAGGCTGAAATGAGTGACAGCAAAGTTTTTCATGCTGGCACCCGTCTGGTTGACGGCAAAGTGGTCACCGATGGCGGAAGAGTTTTATGTGCCTGTGCCTTAGGTGATACTATTCGGGAAGCACAACAGAAGGCTTATGCTTTAAGCCACAAAATCACTTGGGATAAAGTTTATTATCGTACCGATATAGGCTTTAAAGCGCTCAGATAG
- a CDS encoding helix-turn-helix domain-containing protein — protein MTTANKTPIPLSVQVRLAVDQYLAQLDGHQTTDLLALVLTEVEKPLLEATFQYSGYNQTKTAQILGISRSTLRKKLDQYGLS, from the coding sequence ATGACCACTGCTAATAAAACCCCAATCCCCTTATCTGTTCAGGTCAGGCTCGCTGTTGATCAATATCTTGCTCAGCTAGATGGTCATCAGACTACTGACTTACTTGCACTAGTGCTGACTGAAGTCGAAAAACCATTATTAGAAGCGACCTTTCAATACTCGGGTTACAACCAGACCAAAACTGCACAAATTCTTGGTATTAGTCGTAGTACTTTACGTAAAAAGCTGGACCAATACGGCTTATCCTAA
- a CDS encoding EcsC family protein: protein MKLTSKDLIILHRAADVLENPSFSSKITKTVGSAVEKTIAILPEQVSLSLNDITRTALEKSLEGAIFTLNSRKSSIPYNKTHKFFAGLSGALGGAFGLTAITIELPISTTIMLRSIADIARFYGENLSHGNTKMACLEVFALSDTTRHGSETGYYAIRSILAKGLAEASSQLGTPVLSKESAPIVSKAINQIAARFSIPVSEKIAAQTIPVIGAIGGATINLLFIGYFQDLAHAHFALRRLERNYTPELVKLNYQKYLAQQHEAT, encoded by the coding sequence ATGAAACTCACCTCTAAAGATCTAATTATTTTGCATAGGGCAGCAGACGTATTAGAAAACCCTAGCTTTAGTTCAAAAATTACTAAAACTGTGGGCAGTGCTGTAGAGAAAACTATCGCCATATTACCCGAGCAAGTCTCTCTTTCATTAAATGATATAACCCGCACTGCATTAGAAAAATCATTAGAAGGTGCAATTTTCACCTTGAATTCCCGCAAAAGCAGTATCCCCTATAATAAAACGCACAAATTTTTTGCTGGCTTAAGTGGTGCTCTTGGCGGAGCTTTTGGTTTAACAGCCATTACTATAGAATTACCTATCTCAACCACCATTATGTTGCGATCAATTGCCGATATTGCACGTTTTTACGGTGAAAACCTGAGTCATGGAAATACCAAAATGGCCTGCCTGGAAGTTTTTGCCCTAAGTGACACTACTCGCCACGGTTCTGAGACCGGCTACTATGCCATTCGTTCAATATTAGCTAAAGGACTAGCCGAAGCTTCATCGCAACTTGGCACACCTGTTTTAAGTAAAGAAAGTGCGCCTATCGTGAGTAAAGCCATCAATCAAATTGCAGCTCGTTTTAGTATCCCTGTTTCTGAAAAAATAGCTGCACAAACCATACCGGTGATCGGTGCTATTGGCGGAGCCACCATTAATCTTTTATTTATTGGCTATTTTCAGGACCTGGCACATGCTCACTTCGCTTTGCGCAGACTGGAGCGTAACTACACACCAGAATTAGTAAAATTAAATTACCAAAAATACCTTGCGCAACAACACGAAGCAACGTAG
- a CDS encoding DUF3422 family protein produces MNRTYPSETEPKLIPIPENNAQRFTLHNEIHARPPVSLELPARASHLALTLNEQEKAQERFHLASLCQRFAINPPPIEASHFIARFDNFLFHWEQHDEFSTYSFYVNDVNTDFPFAKPALSFAPIDWLDKLTGQTIVAIHTVIMPANDQTPNLENISQYFAGNTIVGAKMTGGDATAFTDFRIHNDGFSRFIIFDKKLQSQQAGRLLQRLFEIEIYRVMALLAFPISHELAPKVSDYEQRLSQITTTMAQPDCDDSLLLDQMTLLAAEVESDISHSQFRFGAAAAYYKIVEQRIIDIREEKIQGIQNIGEFITKRMQPAISSCKSTAQRFRLLSERISNASQLLRTRVDISIERQNQALLTSMDLRAKIQLRFQETVEGLSIVAITTYIISLIHSAAKAILSTQLIDIKPDLISGIAIPFVLVIVAIGVRRLHTVIKKIE; encoded by the coding sequence ATGAACAGAACATACCCATCAGAAACTGAGCCTAAGCTAATACCTATTCCCGAAAATAACGCGCAACGCTTTACCTTGCATAATGAGATTCATGCCCGCCCTCCTGTATCCCTGGAGCTCCCCGCAAGAGCAAGCCATCTTGCATTAACTCTCAATGAACAGGAAAAAGCCCAGGAACGTTTTCACCTGGCTAGCCTATGTCAAAGATTTGCTATCAATCCCCCGCCGATTGAAGCTAGCCACTTTATTGCCCGTTTTGATAATTTTCTTTTTCACTGGGAGCAGCATGATGAATTTAGCACCTACAGCTTTTATGTTAACGATGTTAATACAGACTTTCCTTTTGCCAAGCCGGCATTATCTTTTGCGCCGATTGACTGGCTAGATAAACTGACGGGTCAAACCATTGTTGCTATACATACGGTTATTATGCCGGCCAATGATCAGACACCGAATCTTGAGAATATAAGTCAATATTTTGCAGGCAATACCATTGTCGGTGCAAAAATGACGGGCGGTGACGCCACCGCATTCACTGATTTTCGTATACATAATGATGGCTTTAGCCGTTTTATTATATTCGATAAAAAACTGCAATCGCAGCAAGCCGGGCGCTTATTACAACGTTTGTTTGAAATTGAAATATATCGGGTAATGGCACTGTTAGCCTTTCCTATCTCACATGAACTTGCGCCTAAAGTAAGCGATTACGAACAACGCCTATCTCAAATCACTACGACAATGGCACAGCCAGATTGTGATGACAGCTTATTACTGGACCAAATGACACTGCTGGCAGCAGAAGTCGAAAGCGATATTTCGCATAGCCAGTTTCGCTTTGGTGCGGCTGCAGCCTATTACAAAATTGTAGAACAACGCATTATTGATATCCGTGAAGAAAAAATACAAGGCATACAAAATATTGGTGAGTTTATAACTAAACGCATGCAACCCGCGATTAGCTCCTGTAAATCCACGGCACAACGTTTCCGCCTGCTCTCGGAAAGAATCAGCAATGCCAGTCAATTACTACGCACACGCGTTGATATTTCCATAGAACGCCAAAACCAGGCGCTACTTACCTCCATGGATTTACGCGCAAAAATTCAATTACGTTTTCAGGAAACTGTGGAAGGTTTATCTATAGTTGCTATTACCACATATATCATTAGCTTGATCCATTCAGCTGCAAAAGCCATACTCAGCACTCAGTTAATTGATATAAAACCCGATCTGATTTCAGGGATCGCTATCCCCTTCGTATTAGTGATAGTCGCTATCGGCGTGCGCCGCCTGCATACAGTGATTAAAAAAATTGAGTAA
- the dusB gene encoding tRNA dihydrouridine synthase DusB, with protein sequence MKIGPYQLQNNLVLAPMAGITDRPFRNLCKQFGAGLAVSEMVASNPALRKHKRTLLKADHTGETGLRSVQILGANPEKMAEAAQFNAQRGAQIIDINMGCPTKKVCSVAAGSALLRNEDLVKTILQKVVSAVNIPVTLKIRTGWDKDNRNAVKIAQLAEQSGIAALTVHGRTRACAFKGAAEYDTIKAVKAAVSIPVIANGDITSVEKARYVLDYTSADAIMIGRAAQGRPWFFEEIQHYLQTGEQAIQTDLHKIKNTLQQHLEELYLFYGTLNGVRIGRKHIGWYFDHLGSLPATIKKPIYQTNSPETQLSLVNSAFDLFDKTMPLKHASNAMKYRYNDHC encoded by the coding sequence ATGAAGATAGGTCCCTACCAGTTACAAAATAATCTTGTCTTGGCACCTATGGCAGGGATAACCGACCGTCCATTCAGGAATTTATGCAAGCAATTTGGCGCTGGACTTGCTGTCTCCGAAATGGTCGCTTCAAACCCGGCTTTACGCAAACATAAACGCACCCTATTAAAAGCTGATCATACCGGGGAAACTGGCCTGCGTTCAGTACAAATTCTGGGTGCAAATCCTGAGAAAATGGCCGAAGCAGCACAATTCAATGCACAGCGTGGTGCACAGATTATCGATATTAATATGGGCTGTCCCACTAAAAAAGTCTGCTCGGTAGCCGCTGGATCTGCATTATTACGTAATGAAGATCTGGTAAAAACTATTCTGCAAAAAGTGGTTTCCGCTGTCAATATTCCTGTGACCTTAAAAATCCGTACCGGTTGGGATAAAGATAACCGCAATGCCGTTAAAATTGCTCAACTAGCCGAACAATCCGGTATTGCAGCGCTGACAGTGCATGGTCGCACACGCGCCTGTGCTTTTAAAGGTGCGGCAGAGTATGACACGATTAAAGCAGTAAAGGCAGCTGTCTCTATCCCGGTGATTGCCAACGGCGATATCACATCGGTCGAAAAAGCCAGATATGTCCTGGATTACACCTCTGCCGATGCGATTATGATTGGACGTGCAGCGCAAGGCCGCCCATGGTTTTTTGAAGAGATTCAACATTATTTGCAAACAGGCGAACAGGCTATTCAGACTGATTTGCATAAAATAAAAAATACCTTACAACAGCATCTGGAAGAATTGTATCTATTTTATGGGACACTGAATGGTGTTAGAATAGGCAGGAAACATATCGGCTGGTATTTCGATCATTTAGGCTCATTACCCGCTACGATAAAAAAACCTATTTACCAGACAAATTCCCCAGAGACCCAACTATCCCTCGTTAACTCTGCGTTTGACCTTTTCGATAAAACTATGCCACTGAAACATGCAAGCAACGCAATGAAGTATAGATACAATGACCACTGCTAA